Within the Thalassoglobus sp. JC818 genome, the region TCTACGAGATGATGTTCAGCGACGATGAAAAAGGTGCCTGGGTCGGTGTGAATGTCGTCAAAATTAGCACTGGAGATGTTGGGTCAGGGAATTCAGCGGGGGCCAAAGAAAAAGTTCCTGCTGTCTACAACATGAGTTCGACGTTAACCGCCGACGTCGCAGCCACTGGATCGAATGAGTTCAATTTCGATTTGAAATCAGATGCGGGCAGAATCGTCGAGGCAGATCTCGCCCGCGAAGCTGACGACAGTCAATGAAGGATTGTGTTTCGGATTGCGTCGTCTATCCGTTCGTACTGCGAACGTTATGCAACGCT harbors:
- a CDS encoding carboxypeptidase regulatory-like domain-containing protein, which produces MPMRILLCLMLIAPLAGCGGSDNDLQRVTGKVTLDGQPLPDAFVVFAPKEGGTTSYGKTDSQGVYEMMFSDDEKGAWVGVNVVKISTGDVGSGNSAGAKEKVPAVYNMSSTLTADVAATGSNEFNFDLKSDAGRIVEADLAREADDSQ